The candidate division KSB1 bacterium genome window below encodes:
- a CDS encoding adenylate/guanylate cyclase domain-containing protein, giving the protein MAVNLSQALANKWLLGSAISFFSILLAFVLSFTTVFENLELKSYDLRFALRGAQRVDSLGVVIVDIDDQSFFDLPHRWPFPRTYYARLIDNLVRAGARLILFDIIFSEPTATNPAEDLALAAAAARSRRVVFAGKKTFELASGGTRTTYLIKPIKALLQSGSPWGIVNIDEDVDGFVRRYLLYEEWEGRQHLPLAMLAYRRLRANGREAAAASNGLPPLPRFDDNSFLINFRGPARTFPTYSFASVLDDRDFQLAEAELDSNYFETVYLPNRVFANKVVFVGASAEELQDVKFTPFYGSGESKHKLPGVEVHANALATLLLGDAVRRTPFWVEWLVLLAAGFGTMTLVLSSRTLTGMLWVGLALLAVLVAALLCFVQLLVWLPVVAPSLAIVLSYVGNNAQLIITERRERWRTKRVFQQYVSESIVNNILASGAMPKFGGEKRELTVLFSDIRGFTTYCEKHTPETVVLRLNEYLTEMTEIIKQQQGTLDKYVGDEIMAVYGAPYAYPNHAEKACETAVAMIDRLRELQKRWSANAQDYFQIGIGINTGPMIVGNLGSQQLFDYTVIGDEVNLGARLEGANKEYWTSIIISESTYAQVKNRARARELDLVRVKGKKRPVKIYELRSMEPLPAIEEDLIIQVYSQGLALYRQGDWVGALQQFKRVLRYFPSDGPSRVYVTRCFNFIESPPPPDWDGVYDFKSK; this is encoded by the coding sequence ATGGCCGTGAATCTGTCGCAGGCGCTGGCCAACAAATGGCTGTTGGGCAGTGCGATCAGTTTCTTTTCCATCCTGCTGGCCTTCGTGCTGAGTTTCACCACCGTTTTTGAGAATCTCGAGCTCAAATCCTACGACCTTCGTTTTGCCCTGCGCGGTGCGCAGCGCGTGGACTCGCTTGGCGTGGTCATCGTCGACATCGACGACCAGTCCTTTTTCGATTTGCCCCATCGCTGGCCGTTTCCACGGACATACTACGCCAGGTTGATTGACAATCTCGTGCGCGCCGGCGCCCGGTTGATCCTGTTCGACATCATTTTTTCCGAGCCGACCGCCACCAATCCCGCGGAAGACCTGGCGCTCGCCGCCGCCGCCGCGCGTTCGCGGCGTGTGGTGTTTGCCGGCAAGAAGACGTTCGAGCTGGCCTCCGGCGGCACGCGCACCACCTATCTGATCAAACCGATCAAAGCGCTGCTGCAGAGCGGCAGCCCGTGGGGCATCGTGAACATCGATGAAGATGTCGATGGTTTCGTACGCCGTTATTTGCTGTACGAAGAGTGGGAGGGCCGCCAGCATTTGCCGCTGGCGATGCTGGCCTATCGCCGCCTGCGCGCCAATGGGCGGGAGGCGGCCGCCGCCAGCAACGGCCTGCCGCCGCTGCCCCGCTTCGACGACAACAGTTTCCTGATCAATTTTCGCGGCCCGGCGCGCACTTTTCCCACCTACTCGTTTGCCAGCGTGCTGGATGATCGCGACTTTCAGCTCGCCGAAGCCGAGCTGGACAGCAACTATTTCGAAACCGTTTATCTGCCCAACCGCGTCTTTGCGAACAAGGTGGTTTTCGTCGGCGCCTCCGCCGAGGAATTGCAGGATGTCAAGTTCACGCCGTTTTACGGCAGCGGGGAGTCCAAACACAAGCTGCCGGGGGTGGAGGTGCATGCCAATGCCCTGGCCACGCTGTTGCTGGGTGACGCGGTGCGGCGCACGCCGTTTTGGGTGGAATGGCTGGTGCTGCTGGCGGCCGGCTTCGGCACCATGACGCTGGTGCTCAGCAGCCGGACACTCACCGGCATGCTGTGGGTCGGTCTGGCTCTCTTGGCGGTGCTGGTCGCCGCCCTGCTGTGCTTCGTGCAGTTGCTCGTCTGGCTGCCGGTGGTGGCGCCCAGCCTGGCCATCGTGCTGAGCTATGTCGGCAACAATGCGCAGCTCATCATCACCGAGCGCCGCGAGCGCTGGCGCACCAAACGGGTGTTTCAGCAGTACGTCTCCGAAAGTATTGTCAACAACATTCTGGCCAGCGGCGCGATGCCGAAATTCGGCGGCGAGAAACGCGAGTTGACGGTGCTGTTCAGCGATATTCGCGGCTTCACCACCTATTGCGAGAAGCACACGCCGGAAACTGTGGTGCTACGCCTCAACGAATATCTCACCGAGATGACGGAGATCATCAAGCAGCAGCAGGGCACGCTCGACAAGTACGTGGGCGACGAAATCATGGCAGTGTATGGCGCGCCCTATGCCTATCCCAATCATGCCGAAAAGGCCTGCGAAACCGCCGTCGCCATGATCGACCGCCTGCGCGAACTGCAGAAGCGCTGGTCGGCCAATGCGCAGGATTATTTCCAGATCGGCATCGGCATCAACACCGGCCCCATGATCGTGGGCAATCTCGGCTCGCAACAGTTGTTCGATTACACCGTGATTGGCGACGAGGTCAATCTCGGTGCGCGGCTGGAGGGCGCCAACAAGGAGTATTGGACCTCGATCATCATTTCCGAATCCACTTATGCGCAGGTGAAAAACCGCGCGCGCGCGCGTGAGCTCGATCTCGTGCGCGTGAAAGGCAAGAAGCGGCCGGTGAAAATCTACGAGCTGCGCAGCATGGAGCCGCTGCCTGCGATCGAGGAGGATTTGATCATTCAGGTGTATTCCCAGGGGCTGGCGCTTTACCGGCAGGGTGACTGGGTGGGTGCGCTGCAGCAGTTCAAGCGCGTGCTCCGCTATTTCCCCTCCGACGGACCGTCGCGGGTGTACGTCACGCGCTGCTTCAATTTCATCGAATCGCCGCCGCCGCCGGATTGGGACGGGGTTTATGACTTCAAATCCAAATGA